A single window of Nicotiana sylvestris chromosome 3, ASM39365v2, whole genome shotgun sequence DNA harbors:
- the LOC104239146 gene encoding squamosa promoter-binding-like protein 9 — protein sequence MNGLGRSEMELLASASASSSTSTTSTSPDSPPNTLKFGQKIYFEHVGPQHLKSATGSSSSSPPVTGTPAPAMSKKVRGGGVVQGRQPSRCQVEGCQADLSDVKAYYSRHKVCATHSKSPVVIVAGLEQRFCQQCSRFHRLPEFDQGKRSCRRRLAGHNERRRKPPPGSLLSNRYGSLSSSIFENNGRSGSFLVDFTAYPNLTGGAWPNTRSSDRGWDNQSTASGKLLQSHWLNGSENPTSDLVLQGSVARGANYSGPGIIPSGNCFSGVSDSSGALSLLSNESWGSRNQSSSLGVNGLVNTDGGHTVQPSGSHAAPVNHYSGSLWGFKGNEASSSSHAIPPDLGLGHISQHAVNQYSAELGMAQHSGRQYMELEHSKGYDSSVQNVHWTL from the exons ATGAATGGGCTCGGTAGGTCGGAAATGGAACTTCtggcttctgcttctgcttcttcttctacttctACTACTTCTACTTCCCCTGACTCTCCTCCCAACACTTTAAAATTTGGTCAAAAAATCTACTTTGAACATGTTGGACCTCAGCACCTAAAATCAGCAACTGGGTCGTCGTCATCATCGCCGCCGGTCACCGGAACTCCGGCGCCGGCGATGTCCAAGAAAGTAAGAGGGGGTGGTGTAGTTCAAGGTCGGCAGCCATCTAGGTGTCAAGTTGAAGGGTGTCAAGCAGATCTGAGTGATGTTAAGGCTTACTATTCAAGGCACAAAGTCTGTGCTACACATTCTAAGTCTCCTGTGGTCATTGTTGCTGGTCTTGAACAAAGATTTTGTCAACAGTGTAGCAG GTTCCATCGGTTGCCAGAATTTGACCAAGGGAAACGCAGTTGCCGCAGGCGCCTAGCAGGCCATAATGAGCGTCGGAGGAAACCTCCACCTGGATCTCTTTTGTCTAATCGCTATGGAAGTCTTTCTTCATCAATATTTG AAAACAATGGCAGATCTGGAAGTTTTCTGGTCGACTTCACTGCATATCCAAATCTCACTGGAGGTGCATGGCCAAATACTAGATCATCTGATCGAGGATGGGATAATCAATCCACTGCATCAGGGAAGCTTCTCCAAAGTCATTGGCTGAACGGTTCTGAAAATCCTACATCCGACCTTGTTCTGCAAGGTTCAGTTGCAAGGGGTGCCAATTATTCTGGTCCTGGTATTATTCCTTCCGGAAATTGCTTCTCTGGAGTCTCAGATTCCAGTGGTGCTCTCTCTCTTCTGTCAAATGAGTCATGGGGCTCGAGGAACCAATCCTCTAGCCTCGGGGTTAACGGCTTGGTTAACACTGATGGCGGACATACCGTTCAGCCATCGGGTTCCCATGCTGCTCCTGTCAATCACTACTCAGGCTCTCTATGGGGATTTAAAGGAAATGAAGCTAGTAGCAGTTCACATGCAATACCTCCTGATCTCGGGCTTGGTCACATTTCTCAACATGCTGTCAATCAGTACTCTGCTGAGCTTGGGATGGCTCAGCACAGTGGAAGACAGTACATGGAACTGGAGCACTCAAAGGGTTACGATTCTTCTGTTCAGAATGTGCACTGGACACTTTGA
- the LOC104239141 gene encoding uncharacterized protein, with translation MAEEEEEDYMGDLSHFIPPEASSIPPNPSYKPASRSNKHVVSNSSNKKRKVLNWQERKKLKREKKQIEEDQKTLVNLESAIPETNIGFKMLKQMGYTPGSALGKEGSGMSEPVGLEIRRGRAGIGKEDDKVEKMRREMEKADRDRRREVELMETFGSHLKERWKEKRIVSNFHKAEAVLAQLENREVVEEKKEEEDEEKEEEELITEEDLLNTLMKLRDEYHYCLFCGCQYESTEALLSNCPGVAEEDH, from the exons ATggcggaagaagaggaagaagattaCATGGGAGACCTTTCTCATTTCATTCCTCCAGAAGCTTCTTCTATTCCCCCTAATCCCTCTTATAAACCG GCATCAAGATCAAATAAGCATGTAGTTTCGAACTCTTCAAACAAGAAACGTAAGGTGTTAAATTGGCAAGAACGCAAAAAgctcaagagagagaagaagcAGATTGAAGAGGACCAGAAAACTCTAGTTAACTTAGAGTCGGCAATTCCTGAGACCAACATTGGGTTCAAGATGTTGAAACAAATGGGATATACTCCTGGATCAGCATTAGGCAAGGAAGGCTCGGGTATGTCTGAACCCGTGGGGCTGGAAATCAGAAGGGGGCGTGCCGGGATTGGGAAGGAAGATGATAAGGTAGAGAAGATGAGGAGGGAAATGGAGAAGGCCGACAGGGATAGAAGGAGAGAAGTAGAGCTAATGGAAACTTTTGGATCTCACCTGAAGGAGCGATGGAAGGAAAAGAGGATCGTCAGCAATTTTCACAAGGCTGAGGCAGTACTGGCTCAGTTAGAGAATAGGGAGGTAGTAGaggagaaaaaggaagaagaggatgaagaaaaggAAGAGGAAGAACTGATCACTGAAGAG GATTTGCTCAACACATTGATGAAACTGAGAGATGAATATCATTACTGTCTTTTTTGTGGATGTCAG tATGAGTCAACCGAGGCGCTGCTATCTAACTGCCCCGGGGTAGCTGAGGAGGACCACTAA